The following proteins are encoded in a genomic region of Triticum dicoccoides isolate Atlit2015 ecotype Zavitan chromosome 1B, WEW_v2.0, whole genome shotgun sequence:
- the LOC119305592 gene encoding cytochrome P450 71A1-like, which translates to MTVSLVVALFNSPFVLTTLAFLLFTLLVSKTRSKVAARGTLPPSPPSLPVFGHLRLLGSLPHRSLRSLAASYGPVMYLRLGRVPTVVACSAAAAEEAMKTRDLAFASRPKLFMVDRFYYGTGGIGFAPYGEHWRQARRVCVTHMLNPHRLMSFRRVRGQEVAALVDRVRRAGTVVNLSDNLIVYSFTAISRATFGDTNYGIDGDEGGARLRKVFAEIEELLGTVPMGEKVPWLRWVDVLTGLERKTRRAFEEMDGLLERVITDHRQRRGAGDDDQRDFVDVLLGANELDTNGIKAIILDMLAAATDSTFTLLEWAMAELINHPQEMRKLQDEVRTAVGDAGHVTEDHLPDLRYLKAVVKETLRLHPPTPLLLPRETVEDTQLLGYHVPAGTRVLIHAWAIGRDPATWGDRAEEFLPERFLEYTHEMGQDFAFLPFGAGRRGCPGVRFAMPSNELALASLVYHFDWELVGGRKPPVDMTELHGLSVRLKTPLLLAAKPWSGRGVE; encoded by the coding sequence ATGACCGTCTCGCTTGTTGTCGCGCTGTTCAACTCGCCCTTCGTCCTCACCACCCTCGCCTTCCTCCTCTTCACCCTCCTCGTCTCCAAGACGCGCAGCAAGGTTGCTGCCCGGGGAACGTTGCCTCCGTCGCCGCCCAGCCTGCCAGTCTTCGGCCACCTTCGTCTACTCGGGAGCCTGCCGCACAGGAGTCTCCGGTCACTGGCCGCCTCCTACGGCCCGGTCATGTACCTACGCCTCGGGCGTGTGCCCACCGTCGTGGCGTGCTCCGCGGCCGCCGCGGAGGAGGCCATGAAGACCCGCGACCTGGCCTTCGCCAGCCGCCCCAAGCTGTTCATGGTCGACCGGTTCTACTACGGCACGGGCGGCATCGGGTTCGCGCCGTACGGCGAGCACTGGCGCCAGGCCCGCCGCGTCTGCGTCACCCACATGCTTAACCCGCACCGCCTCATGTCCTTCAGACGCGTCAGGGGGCAGGAGGTCGCCGCCCTCGTCGACCGGGTCCGCCGCGCCGGCACCGTCGTGAACCTGAGCGACAACCTCATCGTCTACTCTTTCACCGCCATCTCTCGCGCCACGTTTGGCGACACGAACTACGGGATCGACGGCGACGAGGGGGGAGCGAGGCTGAGGAAGGTGTTCGCCGAGATCGAGGAGCTCCTGGGCACGGTCCCCATGGGGGAGAAGGTGCCATGGCTGCGGTGGGTCGACGTCCTGACGGGACTGGAGCGGAAGACGAGGCGCGCTTTCGAGGAGATGGATGGACTGCTCGAGCGGGTCATCACGGACCATCGCCAAAGGCGTGGCGCCGGGGACGACGATCAGCGTGACTTCGTGGACGTGCTGTTAGGTGCCAACGAGCTCGACACGAACGGCATCAAGGCCATCATCCTGGACATGCTTGCTGCCGCCACGGATTCAACGTTCACGTTGCTGGAATGGGCCATGGCGGAGCTCATCAACCACCCGCAAGAAATGCGCAAGCTCCAGGACGAGGTCCGCACGGCCGTTGGCGACGCCGGCCACGTCACCGAGGACCATCTGCCGGATCTGCGCTACCTGAAGGCCGTCGTCAAGGAGACCCTCCGGCTCCACCCTCCCACGCCGCTCCTCCTGCCCCGGGAGACGGTCGAGGACACCCAGCTGCTCGGCTACCACGTCCCGGCAGGCACGCGGGTGCTGATCCACGCCTGGGCCATCGGCCGTGACCCAGCGACGTGGGGCGACCGCGCCGAGGAGTTCCTACCGGAGAGGTTCTTGGAGTACACCCACGAGATGGGGCAAGACTTCGCGTTCTTGCCCTTCGGCGCCGGGAGGAGAGGTTGCCCTGGGGTCAGGTTCGCCATGCCGTCCAACGAGCTGGCCCTAGCGAGCCTGGTGTACCACTTCGACTGGGAGCTAGTCGGCGGGAGGAAGCCGCCCGTGGACATGACCGAGCTGCACGGGCTCTCCGTGCGCCTGAAGACGCCTCTGCTTCTGGCTGCTAAACCGTGGTCAGGCCGTGGTGTCGAATGA
- the LOC119337075 gene encoding small GTPase LIP1-like codes for MRFWRDGGASGSGRDLNGGMPYGQVRVLVVGDSGVGKSSLARLILHGSAIAQPTQTIGCTVDVKHITYGSPGSSSNSVVGDAERNFFVELWDVSGHDRYRDCRSLFYSQINGVIFVYDLSQRKTKTNLSKWAVEVAESGTFSAPLGSGGPGGLPVPYLVIANKVDIAPRDGRRVSSGNLIDVARQWVDKQGLLPSSEELPLVDSFPGNSGLLTAAKEARYDKEAVVKFFRMLIRRRYFSNELPAPSPWSLTPRGDTILPVETMNDEELFKRKSYGGQRYKYNGVAPLSAQQNVALPLTPSPQQPMSSSAENYRYHRFSSSAIPDKNNSRTSRLDINL; via the exons ATGAGGTTCTGGAGGGACGGCGGCGCGAGCGGGAGCGGGCGGGACCTCAACGGCGGGATGCCCTACGGCCAGGTGCGCGTCCTCGTCGTCGGCGATTCAG GTGTGGGGAAATCTTCATTGGCACGTCTCATTCTTCATGGTTCTGCGATTGCTCAACCGACCCAAACAATTGGATGTACAGTTGATGTAAAA CATATTACTTACGGAAGCCCAGGGAGTTCATCTAATAGCGTCGTCGGTGATGCTGAAAGGAACTTCTTTGTTGAGCTTTGGGATGTTTCAGGGCACGATCGCTACAGAGATTGCCGTTCACTTTTTTATTCACAAATTAATG GTGTCATATTTGTTTATGACCTATCTCAGAGGAAGACAAAGACAAATTTGAGCAAGTGGGCAGTTGAGGTTGCTGAGTCTGGGACCTTTTCAGCTCCTCTTGGGTCTGGTGGTCCAGGAGGCCTTCCAGTTCCTTACCTAGTAATTGCTAACAAAGTAGACATTGCTCCAAGAGATGGTAGAAGAGTTAGCAGTGGAAATCTTATTGATGTTGCTCGTCAATGGGTTGACAAGCAAGGCCTACTTCCATCGAGTGAAGAACTTCCACTTGTGGATAGCTTCCCTGGCAATTCTGGTCTGCTCACG GCTGCAAAAGAGGCAAGATATGATAAAGAAGCTGTGGTTAAGTTCTTCCGCATG TTGATAAGGAGGAGGTATTTCTCGAATGAACTTCCTGCCCCTAGCCCATGGTCTCTCACTCCCAGAGGGGATACCATTCTTCCTGTAGAAACCATGAATGATGAGGAGTTGTTCAAAAGGAAAAG CTATGGCGGGCAGAGGTACAAATACAACGGTGTCGCCCCACTATCTGCACAGCAGAACGTAGCTCTACCGCTCACTCCCTCTCCGCAGCAGCCAATGTCCTCTTCCGCGGAGAACTACAGATACCACAGATTCTCGTCATCGGCAATTCCTGACAAAAACAATAGTAGGACAAGCCGACTAGACATCAATTTATGA